The genomic window ATTATACTGATAACATACATTGCCATTAAGGCAACACCTTGCAGATTGATTAGTCCGGCCACCTTCTTATCCGGTACTACAAGAGAGATTAGTACGGTATAGATTGGAAGCCTTGCCGAACAACTTACCAGGGGAGTAACCATGATCGTTATCATCCTGTCTTTCCAGTTCTCAATATTCCGCGTACTCATAATCGAAGGCACAGCACATGCCAGCCCCCCAATCATAGGAACAACAGACTTTCCGCTCAGGCCAACCTTACGCATGACCTTATCGAGCATAAAGGTTACTCTCGACATATACCCCGTATCCTCCAAAACAGATATAAAGGCAAAAAGGATAGCTATCTGCGGAATAAAAACAAGCACACCACTCAGACCCGCAATAACTCCATCGGTAAGCAGGTCGGTAAGTACGCCAGGAGGCAGAACATTATGAGCTGATTCGGTAAGCCAAACGAAAAGAGATTCAATTAACGACATTGGATATTCCGACCACGCAAAGATCGATTGAAATATCACAAACAATAAAACGAAGAATATAAGGAACCCCCATACTTTATGCGTAAGAACTTTATCTATTTTGTTACTTACTGTTTCGCTTACAGCATTCGTCTCCTGCCTAACCGTCTCCTTAAGTACGCTGTTAATAAAATTATACCTTTCTATTGTTTCAGAAGCCTGCGCTTTCTGAGAATGAAAAGAAAACTCCTGTTCTATCTCTTCAATCCGGTCACTTTCCTGACTGGATAAGAACCGAAGGTTTTCATGCTGATGAGCAAGCTGAAGCGCGGCATAGGGATGGTCAATCAGCAGCTCCTCCTGTATTTTACTAATCAGGCCAGGAGCTATCGACTCCACTTTTATCGTTTCATTCTGAAGCGGGATTGCGGAAGAAAACTGGATTGCTTCTTTCAACTTTTCAATATTCTCACCCTGACGTGCCGATATCGGAACTACCTGTACTCCCAGGCGTGTCGAGAGCGCATCTATATCGATATGAGTGCCTGATTTCCTTGCCAGATCCATCATATTCAGCGCAATGACCACCGGAATCTTCATATCCGCAACCTGTGTGTAAAGCAACAGGTTTCGTTTAAGATTAGAAGCGTCGGATACAATTATGACAAGATCAGGATGAACGTCGTTGTTTTTGTCGGCGAGAACCTCGAATACAATAGTCTCGTCTTTACTTTTAGGATATAAGCTATAAGTTCCGGGCAGGTCGATGATCACGGCATTCCGTCCATCGGAAAGCCGGCAGTTTCCGGTTTTTTTATCAACAGTGATACCGGGAAAATTCCCGATCTTCTGATTCAAACCGGTCAGAATATTGAATAAAGTAGATTTCCCTGTATTTGGATTTCCGACTAAAGCAACTTTCAGATCACCGTTCACCTATCACTAATGTAATATAATTGTCGAAGCTTCCAGCTTGCGGAGGCTCAACTGATAACCGGAAACAGTAATGGCCATTGGATCGCCCAGAGGAGCAAAGCGCTCAACTACAATAGACTCTCCAGGGA from Arcticibacter tournemirensis includes these protein-coding regions:
- the feoB gene encoding ferrous iron transport protein B; this translates as MNGDLKVALVGNPNTGKSTLFNILTGLNQKIGNFPGITVDKKTGNCRLSDGRNAVIIDLPGTYSLYPKSKDETIVFEVLADKNNDVHPDLVIIVSDASNLKRNLLLYTQVADMKIPVVIALNMMDLARKSGTHIDIDALSTRLGVQVVPISARQGENIEKLKEAIQFSSAIPLQNETIKVESIAPGLISKIQEELLIDHPYAALQLAHQHENLRFLSSQESDRIEEIEQEFSFHSQKAQASETIERYNFINSVLKETVRQETNAVSETVSNKIDKVLTHKVWGFLIFFVLLFVIFQSIFAWSEYPMSLIESLFVWLTESAHNVLPPGVLTDLLTDGVIAGLSGVLVFIPQIAILFAFISVLEDTGYMSRVTFMLDKVMRKVGLSGKSVVPMIGGLACAVPSIMSTRNIENWKDRMITIMVTPLVSCSARLPIYTVLISLVVPDKKVAGLINLQGVALMAMYVISIITAIFVAWVMKYLLRAREKGYFIMELPVYRLPRWDNVLLTMYEKVKTFVVEAGKVIIAISIVLWVLATYGPPGKHAAIEKKYSSAEYINKYSPDELELHRSSELLETSFAGVIGKAIEPAIVPLGYDWKIGIALITSFAAREVFVGTMATIYSVNNDDSHISSVTDKMRQARNPETGLPVFTLASSFSLMIFYAFAMQCMSTLAVVYRETKSWKWPLIQFAYMTALAYIASFIVFNLLK
- a CDS encoding FeoA family protein; the encoded protein is MKLSQLRPGQTGIIKEFTDLEMSIKLMEMGCLPGESIVVERFAPLGDPMAITVSGYQLSLRKLEASTIILH